In a genomic window of Acidimicrobiales bacterium:
- the galU gene encoding UTP--glucose-1-phosphate uridylyltransferase GalU has protein sequence MSSPVKKAVIPAAGLGTRFLPASKAQPKEMLALVDKPAIQYVVEEAVAAGITDILIITGRGKRSLEDHFDRSFELEYYLERAGKEEDLAQMRSIADMADIHYVRQGEPRGLGHAVSVAREHVGGQPFVVMLGDDIMHEKSGILAGMLSAHERTGASVLALKRVAREEISLYGSAETEPAGENLVRVHDIVEKPAPEDAPSDLGVMGRYVLTPAIFDAIEETPAGRGGEIQLTDAIKRLLATEHVYGYTFEHGRYDVGNKLDFLRATVEFALEREDLGPQFRAYLRRLLDTESDA, from the coding sequence ATGTCGAGCCCCGTCAAGAAAGCAGTCATCCCAGCCGCCGGCCTCGGCACCCGCTTCCTCCCGGCGTCCAAGGCGCAGCCCAAGGAGATGCTGGCGCTGGTCGACAAACCCGCCATCCAGTACGTCGTAGAGGAGGCGGTCGCCGCGGGGATCACGGACATTCTGATCATCACCGGGCGCGGGAAGAGGAGCCTGGAGGATCACTTCGACCGGTCGTTCGAGCTCGAGTACTACCTCGAGCGGGCCGGCAAGGAGGAGGACCTCGCCCAGATGCGTTCGATAGCGGACATGGCCGATATCCACTACGTCCGCCAGGGCGAGCCCCGAGGCCTCGGCCACGCGGTGTCCGTCGCGCGCGAGCACGTTGGCGGCCAACCGTTCGTGGTGATGCTCGGCGACGACATCATGCACGAGAAGTCCGGGATCCTGGCCGGCATGCTCTCGGCGCACGAGCGGACGGGGGCCAGCGTCCTCGCGTTGAAGCGGGTGGCTCGCGAGGAGATCTCGCTCTACGGAAGCGCCGAGACGGAACCCGCCGGAGAGAACCTTGTCCGCGTCCACGACATCGTCGAGAAGCCGGCCCCGGAGGATGCCCCGTCGGACCTTGGCGTGATGGGCCGCTATGTCCTCACTCCCGCGATCTTCGACGCGATCGAGGAGACCCCCGCGGGAAGGGGCGGCGAGATCCAGCTCACTGACGCGATCAAGCGGCTCCTCGCCACCGAGCACGTCTACGGATACACCTTCGAGCACGGGCGCTACGACGTCGGCAACAAGCTCGACTTCCTCAGGGCGACGGTTGAGTTCGCCCTGGAGCGCGAGGACCTCGGCCCCCAGTTCCGCGCGTACCTTCGCCGTCTCTTGGACACGGAGAGCGACGCTTGA
- the moaA gene encoding GTP 3',8-cyclase MoaA, protein MAVPLIDPYDRTVRDLRISVTDRCNFRCTYCMPKEGMQWLPREEVLSYEEITRVARVCVDRFGFESIRITGGEPTVRAHLPVLVERLASLGVDIAMTTNGATLAHQAADLARAGLKRINISCDSLRPDRFAEITSRDALDSVLAGIDAALSVGLHPVKVNCVLVRGVNDDEILDFASFGRDRGVEIRFIEWMPLDAGGTWTGDRVVPASEIIAAIDARWSLVAPDGSAARDAAPAETYRYADGLGAVGVIASVTRPFCDSCDRVRLTAEGQLRNCLFAVRETDLRAVLRGGGSDDDLAAAIEAEVGRKWAGHSIGQVQFIRPARSMSQIGG, encoded by the coding sequence GTGGCCGTCCCGCTCATCGACCCGTACGACCGCACGGTCCGCGATCTGCGGATCTCCGTCACGGACCGCTGCAACTTTCGCTGTACGTACTGCATGCCGAAAGAAGGCATGCAGTGGCTGCCCCGCGAGGAGGTGCTCTCCTACGAGGAGATCACCCGCGTCGCGCGTGTCTGTGTGGATCGGTTCGGTTTCGAGAGCATCAGGATCACCGGCGGTGAGCCGACCGTGCGCGCGCACCTGCCGGTCCTGGTCGAGCGGCTGGCCTCGCTCGGTGTCGACATCGCCATGACCACCAACGGAGCCACCCTCGCGCACCAGGCGGCGGACCTGGCCCGCGCCGGTCTCAAACGGATCAACATCTCGTGCGATTCGCTGAGGCCGGATCGTTTCGCGGAGATCACCAGCCGCGACGCTCTCGACTCGGTGCTCGCCGGCATAGACGCGGCTCTCTCCGTCGGGCTTCACCCGGTCAAGGTCAATTGTGTCCTCGTCCGGGGGGTCAACGACGACGAGATCCTCGACTTCGCCTCCTTCGGCCGGGACCGTGGAGTGGAGATCAGGTTCATCGAGTGGATGCCTCTGGACGCGGGCGGGACCTGGACCGGAGATCGGGTCGTCCCCGCGTCCGAGATCATCGCCGCCATCGACGCGCGCTGGTCTCTTGTCGCACCCGACGGGTCCGCGGCGCGCGACGCCGCGCCGGCCGAGACCTACCGGTATGCGGACGGTTTGGGGGCCGTTGGCGTTATCGCCAGCGTCACCCGTCCGTTCTGCGACTCGTGCGACCGTGTACGCCTCACGGCCGAGGGCCAGCTGCGCAACTGCCTGTTCGCGGTGCGGGAGACGGATCTCCGTGCCGTTCTACGGGGTGGGGGCAGCGACGACGACCTCGCTGCGGCGATCGAGGCCGAGGTCGGCCGCAAATGGGCAGGGCACTCCATCGGGCAGGTCCAGTTCATCCGGCCCGCCCGGAGCATGAGCCAGATCGGGGGCTGA
- the glp gene encoding gephyrin-like molybdotransferase Glp, whose translation MIALDDAVAEVLEACRRLPAKSLSVGEVLGHVLAEDVRAADPVPPFANSAMDGYAVHAADIASATPERPARLKVIGTLAAGHVPDTAVGGGEALRIMTGALFPQGADTVAIVENTRADGDHVLVFASSAPGDHVRGAGEDIAAGAEVFSPGTVLGPGHVGVLCSVGREKTQVIPLPTVGVLSTGDELVEAGGTLQPGQIRDSNRRTLTSLLSRDGFRAVDLGIAPDDEAEIQRRLISAASTCDAILTSGGVSMGDFDYVKAVLDRIASMRWMQIAIRPAKPFAFGLLGDVPVFGLPGNPVSSMVSYELLARPGLRKLAGFADGSLRREVVPGVADDAWTGATDGRTSFVRVVASFGDEGRLHAKGAGGQGSHQLHAMSLSNALAVIEPETAVRPGDPVRLMLLGA comes from the coding sequence TTGATCGCTCTGGACGACGCGGTCGCCGAGGTCTTGGAGGCGTGCAGGCGGCTGCCGGCGAAGTCGTTGTCGGTCGGCGAGGTGCTCGGCCACGTGCTCGCCGAGGATGTGCGCGCTGCCGACCCGGTGCCACCGTTTGCCAACAGCGCCATGGACGGATACGCGGTGCACGCCGCTGACATCGCGTCCGCCACACCGGAGCGCCCTGCACGTTTGAAGGTGATCGGAACACTCGCGGCCGGCCACGTTCCCGACACCGCGGTCGGTGGGGGAGAAGCGCTTCGGATCATGACGGGCGCTCTTTTCCCACAAGGAGCCGACACCGTGGCGATCGTCGAGAACACCAGAGCCGACGGAGACCACGTCCTCGTGTTCGCGTCGTCCGCTCCCGGCGATCACGTGCGCGGGGCCGGCGAGGACATCGCCGCCGGGGCGGAGGTCTTCTCGCCGGGAACGGTCCTGGGTCCCGGTCACGTCGGCGTGTTGTGCAGCGTCGGCCGGGAAAAGACACAGGTCATCCCGCTGCCCACCGTCGGTGTGCTCTCGACCGGTGACGAGCTGGTCGAGGCAGGCGGAACGCTGCAACCGGGTCAGATCCGGGACTCCAACCGCCGGACGCTCACGTCGCTTCTTTCTCGTGACGGCTTCCGTGCCGTCGATCTCGGGATCGCGCCCGACGATGAAGCCGAGATCCAGCGCCGATTGATCAGTGCGGCATCAACTTGCGACGCGATCCTGACCAGCGGCGGTGTCAGCATGGGCGACTTCGACTATGTGAAGGCCGTGCTCGACAGGATCGCCTCGATGCGTTGGATGCAGATTGCGATCCGGCCCGCCAAGCCGTTCGCGTTCGGCTTGCTCGGCGATGTCCCCGTCTTCGGGCTCCCGGGAAACCCCGTGTCGTCCATGGTCAGCTACGAGCTTCTCGCGCGCCCCGGCCTGCGCAAGCTCGCGGGATTCGCCGATGGCAGCTTGCGCCGTGAGGTCGTGCCGGGAGTGGCCGACGACGCTTGGACGGGTGCAACCGACGGCAGGACGAGCTTCGTGCGCGTGGTGGCGTCGTTCGGTGACGAAGGCCGGCTTCACGCGAAGGGGGCAGGTGGGCAGGGGTCTCATCAGCTGCACGCGATGTCGTTGTCGAACGCTCTCGCGGTGATCGAGCCCGAAACCGCTGTCCGGCCGGGAGATCCCGTCCGCTTGATGCTGCTGGGCGCTTAG
- a CDS encoding phosphatase PAP2 family protein: MSTATHQPLHRPARSAWEQVVRAGGVLLAVFVVLAGVLAVLGLAVVHRHGGGPIQGWDNTVERWFWDHRAHMVTASKIIAKVLDAGPLGGIVAVITVILLLARLQIRALIPLAGYIGGEAFVYVTRLYMHRPRPSTANYPAPHAIAGVHETSWSFPSGHASGAAAVLVCLGGLAAVTWRMWWPWVIGVLAALAVAGSRLVLGVHWFSDIVFGLAVGVPWAIIATLVLARVEWPFSWLGRREPAEEDQGVRAFHLR, translated from the coding sequence GTGTCAACAGCGACCCACCAACCTCTCCACCGACCGGCTCGCTCCGCCTGGGAGCAGGTAGTACGCGCCGGCGGCGTGCTGCTAGCAGTCTTCGTCGTCCTCGCCGGAGTGCTGGCCGTCCTCGGGCTCGCGGTGGTGCACCGCCACGGCGGCGGGCCGATCCAGGGGTGGGACAACACGGTCGAGCGCTGGTTCTGGGATCACCGCGCCCACATGGTGACGGCGTCGAAGATCATCGCCAAGGTTCTCGACGCCGGGCCGCTCGGCGGCATCGTTGCCGTCATAACAGTCATCCTGCTGCTCGCCCGCCTGCAGATCCGGGCGCTGATCCCTCTCGCGGGGTACATCGGCGGTGAGGCGTTCGTGTACGTGACGCGGCTGTACATGCACCGACCGCGCCCGTCGACCGCCAACTATCCCGCTCCGCACGCGATTGCGGGGGTGCACGAGACGAGTTGGTCGTTTCCGTCGGGCCACGCTTCGGGGGCCGCCGCGGTGCTCGTGTGCCTCGGTGGGCTCGCCGCGGTGACCTGGCGGATGTGGTGGCCGTGGGTGATCGGCGTGCTCGCCGCGCTCGCAGTAGCGGGCTCCCGGCTCGTCCTCGGGGTGCACTGGTTCAGCGACATCGTGTTCGGACTCGCCGTCGGCGTTCCGTGGGCGATCATCGCAACGTTGGTGCTGGCCCGCGTCGAGTGGCCCTTCAGCTGGTTGGGCCGGCGTGAGCCCGCCGAAGAAGACCAAGGAGTTCGCGCGTTCCACCTGCGGTGA